GAAAAGGCAATCAAAGCCTAACTAATGCAACCTTAATATGGAAAGTGCTCCAAATGAGGCAAATAACAAATCTTGGCTaaaccaaaccctaaaccctaattcgAGATTTTCTCCAATATCGGCCTAACTCGGGTAGTGAGGCCCATGCCCACAGAAGTTTTCCACCTAATGAAATGGTAAGTTTGGTCAAAGTCAAACGTGTGGTCATAAGGGTATTGCTCCTAGTGGGAATCGAATTCAAGACCTCCTGAGTTCATACGATTTGAccctagagagattcaccaactaggctatcacccaagtggttttAATTTGAGAAATTTAAACATATCTTTATCATAAAACCAAAATGCAGATGGGTAGCTGCAATTAATGCCATAATAAACTAGTTTTAGTAGTTTAAATGGAAAGCTGAAGCTAATATCATTGTCTTAGCTTCAAACAATAGGAAGAAAAAGTTGCCAGAACAAGAGGCAATCTCCCATGTCCACATTAACCTAATCAAAGACAAGTTGCTTTTGAATGAAGCATAACAGACCCATAAAATGAAAGATACCAGAAAGATTATCAGAATGAGACTAGCCATGAATGATTAACATGTATGAATCTACAAGATCTCTAACTTTACAGTAAGATAAATTGAAAGCAGTGAAGCACCGAtcacttcttgttcttcttatcTTTATACAAAAACCCCAAACCAAGGAAACTTCCAGTTCCTCTAGGAATGGAAGGAGGAAGTACATTCAACAAAGGACTAATACGAATCCTGTTGCCATGATTTTTCTTAAGAGGAGGCTTTTGTGATAGAGGGTATATATAAGTAGCAGCAGCaggagaagatgatgatgatgactttGCTGTCAGTTGTTGCTTTTGCTGATTCTGCCTTTGTATGTCCTTCAATGTTGTTTGTTTCGGATTAGGAACCGAACCAGTTGAGTTGCTTCGCGATAGAAGAGGCAATGAACGAATTAAGCTCCTCTTAATATCACAATTGAGACTACTGCTTCTCTTGAAACCCCAAAAAGACTTATTATTGGACTGAGACTTTTCATCCAAATCAGAGCTTGGAAAAGGGAATTCTTTCATGCTTTCCTTCCTTGAATTTTCAGAACTAGAAGAACTAGGAAGAGGAGGTAGTGAAAGAAGAGGAGTAATATTGTGTTTGTGTTGCTGGGCTTGTTTAGGAGCAGAAACTCTGTCTTGAACTTGAACAGGAAGGATCATTCCATTCAAGAAAAGTTCATCTGCCAATGAAGAATCATGATCAAAGTTGCTGCAAATGCTGAACTCAAAATCAGAATTCGAGTCCAATAGCGATAAGTCCCTTCGAGACACAACTTGTTCAATTGATGCATCATCTTCCTGGCCAAGATCTTGAGAGAAAGAGATCCGAGGACTCGTCTCCGAGCACATAATTTGCCTTCCTTTTTCAGGGTAGTTTACAACTtggagaacaaagaaaaagctCCAAAAATGGTCAAATATAAACAGTGCTGCACATAATTTTTGTGGGAATTGAAGGACAGAAAGAAAGGCAGCTTTTTTCAAGGTTTAAGGTAGCATAAGTGATTAAAGGAATATCCAAGGATCACAGAAGGAATTTTCTTCTCTGAAATGTTGCAGAGGGAGTTGTCTGCTACAGTTAGAGAGAAGAACaacaaagagaggaagagaagatccctacacATAAGCTAAGTGAAGGCTGTAAATAATGGTTTTTTTGTGTGAGAAACTTTGGGAATTGTAAAGACAAGACAAGAAAGTGGAGCCCTTTATACCATGAATTTGGAAAAGAAAACCTTTTATCAGAGGCAATGAGAAAGTGTTGGAAGAAAATTAGAAGGAATCATATATATGGATGTGAAAGGACACAAAACAAGAACagtaatgatagggatcccaacaattggtatctcagttatcctagttgttgagttgtacgggatttcatgtgcatcatgtcgAACATTTGAATCgcacaaattcacttgaatcctaTGTGTCCAATTCAGCAGCTAGAATAATTGGGATACCAATTGTTAAAATCTTTATTATTTTCGAAACAAGAATCGTTCAAAAGACTTTGTATGAATGACTGTCCTTATTAGAGAAGGAAGTAGAGTCTGCaacttttatcattattttttttttctttgagtatGTATGACACAGCAAAATTACCTACTATATGTGATATAATTGACTTTTGAAGAAGCCATCCTAACTACTGAAGAAACATTTATTCCTTTTCAACGTtccaactttctttctttttcgttTTTTAGGTGAAAGAACAATTCTTCTTGCATCTTTCTGTGTTTGAACATTTCTTGCTGATAGAGTAGAGTAGGTGGTTCATTTTCAGAGTTACAAACATGTCTTAGCTCATAAACATTGATTCTCTATGTgtcaaatttgtttttttttttgaaaaatatgtttattCAACTAGGCCAAACGTAGGGGGTCCGGTTGGAAATTATCAGTTGTTTGTTGTTCGATTAGGgtttaattatgattttttgcTCTTAGATCCAATTAGATGAATACCTGTTATATGGTTTAACTTCTGTAAATTTCTTGGACAAATATGGTTATCAACTTTTTCCAACACATTTTTGGCAAAGAAAGGTACAATAATGCattgcttttgtgaatatgtcCTGTTTGTACAACAATATTTGCTCCTGCCCATCTCATTGAGTTTTTTGGATGGAAATCTTTGGAGGGTTCCATGACTATAAACCTTGAGTTATTGAAGGAGAGTACTTCAAACAGGTCATATCAGTGACACATCCCAGTGTATTTTGTAATCTAGTGTGTTCAAAActgacaaaaataaaatgggttttatgttttgtaatcatataTTTGCCTATCATAAGCAACTAATTAATAATGTCTTTTGGCTTATGTGCATGTATCTCCCTCCTAATTTTAATTTGTGCCCTAATAAATAGGTACTTTTTGTAGAAAAATCTTATGACATGTAATTATACTTGGTAAATAATATGTAGACTTGTCCTTTGTCAACTAAATAACACAAAGCTAATGTTGGGATTAGTTGAAAACACTCCCAAGTCTTTTGACAAAGATTGTTTTACTTGCTCTTCATTTTGCAGACATGACATCCATCTTCTTTTTGCAATATGTTGACAAATTCATTATTGAATTGGATGTACCATTTatttatgtgtatatgtatataaatataatgtTTATTACAACTTAATTGGTTTTGTTAAAAGATGATTTAGTAGTCCAACTGATTATTGGCTTTGGTCAAATGCGTATGCTTGCAGAGTTTCTATGATTCGATCCTCAGTGGGATCTATCCCCATTTAATTTCGCGTTATCAGTTTCGGCCAAAGGCATACGCCTGCTGGGTTTCCATGATTCGATCCTCAGTGGGATCTATCCCCGCTTAGTTTCGCAGTGAGTCTCGGCTCAACTTATCCGTCGATAAATTGTGTACACGGCCCATTCTGTCCGAGTTTAGGCAAAAAAGATTTATTAGTCCTAAAATCTATGTGTGATAATTTAGGTTTGTTTTCATTGTAGATAAGGTTTCCAATAACATCAAAAGGGGAAGACAAGTGGGAGGCAATGACTTCATTTTCAACAACCCCCCCGCACCCATCAGAATCTACACCTTTCAATGTGGTAACAAGCATAACTTACACTAAAAGAAAcaatctttcttcttgaaaagAAGACTAGAATATTGGATATTTAGCTTTATTGGCAAGTTATAAGAAGGCATGGTGTATAGGGTCCAGCTCAAATATATAGTAATATATCAACCCCACCCACATAGACACAACAGCAAGTCTTGTACCACACACTCTCTACCTGGACATGTAATCCATATTTGTCCACTTGCATTTTGCTAACATTATTTTGTCCAGACTGCTCATCTTTTCTTCATAATTCTGACAAGAAAGTCTTGGCTTGCAATGCTTGATCTTAGCCTCAACAATCAACATGGCCCCCTCACCCACTACTTTGTAAGAGGACCCACTTAGCATCTTCAGATGAGGAattatatagatagatatataggTAGTCGGTGCAATCAAGGATGTAAGCAAGAGATGCATAGATTTGTGAAATCATCATCCTCCACATGAAGTTCTTAAGTGACAGTTGGAGCATTCCATCTCTAGGGGTTGTGGTGTTCACAGTTGCAGATGCTATGGTAGGAGGGCCAAAGGGAGCAGAGGGGTTGAGAGACTTCAGAAAAATGTAGATTTTCTGACCACAGTTAGTCCCACAAATGGACTAATATGTAAATGCAAGACAATAAAGAGTCGAAGAGTCCAACTGATTAAGGGAAAACCATGAAAATATTTCAGATCCTGTGACGGACAAGAAGTCTCTTCTGTCAACATGAATCACAAGAAAACAAAGCTTTTTACTGCAGATACGGTTTTTCACTACAGATGATTGGCAACCGATTAGTGAAAACCGAAAAGCatacaatacaaaacaaaaaagttcTCGTTCATATACAGGGGTAATTTTATCTTCCTCAAATAAGCTCTCAATGGGAAGCAAATCATTGTTGAAGCATCATGTATGAACAATTGGATCGATAAAACATTAGCCATCCAAACTGAACAGTTGAGTTTTACCGAAGATCAATGACATCAAATTTCAGGTTGGGATTCATATACACATCTGTACCGGCCTTGTAAATAGGCCCCCCATCTGGAGGTTGGTCATGTGGATGAAAGCCACGTTGCTGACAATGTCTAATGACTGACATGCCGCCTGGTGTTGTCAACCGAAAAATGCCATGCGTTCTGCATATTCCAATAACTTGAGATTAGTCAATCTAAAACCATAGGGCAATTTGAAAAAATTCATGACGGGATCAGCAGTTACCTTGAACTATCTTTTGGTGCCATGACAATTGCGACAGCTTCTGGCAACATAATCTGAAAAAACGATGTTAATTAACTTAATTGCATCAAGAATAAATAACATCAAAGGTTTGCAGGTAGCCTAAACTCTTTGAGTGCAAAGGGTGTCATTCCCACCATAGGGGATCCATCAATCCCACTAACAATTGTCTGTAAAAAACAGTCACTCTTTTCTGCCAAAACTCAGACAGAACAGGATCCAAGGGAAATCCTATATGTagtgacattttcactcaagcaTATGTATCCTACTCATTTATACTGGTCTTCCTTTCATGCCATTGCCTAGTCTTAAAACAGTTTATGCTTTAGGCTACACTTAGCAGGGATTTGCGGCTGTTGGGGAGGGAAGAGTTTGGTAGCGTTCCAAAAGAATAATGACCTTAATTCAATAATTCTATTGGAATGCTTGCCAACACCCAGTAACAGCCCTACCAATCAGTGCCTTAACCTTCAGATTTAATAATGATGCGATTGCCAGGCAAGAGctagaaaaacaaataagaaaaagaaagatagCTACCATCATGCTGACCAAGCTAACTACTTTAGAACTCAGCAAAAACATGAGAATCCATTCAGGACATTGCTTTGCAACAACCAAAATTTTCTTCCTATTGCTGTATATGGTAATGGAAAGAGCCACAAACCTGATATGAGTAATGGGTATGAACATCTATAGACGACATGAAACAAGATTGTGTAGGGTGCGTCTGTAATTGCACAAGGGTGAAATATTAATCAAtcagaagaaaataaattttgaatttgaagatCAGGTGCGGAACAAGATATAATTAAGCTTTGATGATCATTAATGAACTTCATAATTAGAATAAGACAACCACCTCAAATAAACATACTGGAACTACCGATGAATAATTTCTCAAAATAAAAGAGGCAGGTATGCATTTCTTAAATTCAttaagttctttttcttttcaatttgcttATCTTTGTTTTCGTTCCCTTTTACCTTTCTGGTTCAGCAGCACAGATGATAACATATAATTCATACACTGGGCATACGATAAAATAAATACTATTATAAGATTTCACCAACACATATGGCCACACCATGAAACCAGCACGGTAGTAAAGTAAACAACAAAAAGACAAGAACTTAACTAAAATATAAAAAGCAAACGGAGCAAATGGACGATTGATTTcataaataatgaaatataaaaataaaaattatgagaGAGCAAACCGTAGTATACAACAGTAATCGCACCATAAAGTACTCACATGTATCCAACCAAGCGGGAAAAGAGATTTCTTATCCTGCACTTCGaatatttcttcttcatttgtcGCCTGACACTGTTGGGCAAGGAGTTTAAAGACCTGTTAAGGAACCTTGACATAATAACTATAGACTGCTCATCCAAAGTGAAACATATCATACCGAATCTGATGTGGATTCTTGCTTTGGAATAATGAGAGCTGTCACACAAAATTTTCTATTCTTCTGCAAAGCATAAATATATGATCCATTAGCATTTTAAGATTATCAACATAAATACAGTGGTTTTTAGTTTTCAGAACTTACAAGTGAGCCCGCAAGGATACCACAAGTTTCTAAATTCTTATCAGTATTCGACTTTGCCAGCTTCATGAAGTTCTCCATTAATACGGTTGACTGAAAGGAGAAGTAAAGTAAAGCTTGGTACATGAGACGACAGGTGAGACATAGAATTGACTTTAAAAAGATTTGCTCATCACAAAAAATCTTGACTAAAATATTAGCAATGGGGGAAAGAGATTGGAGTGAGAGTGGGAGGACAACGACAACACCCATTAAACCTTGAAGAGGGGGGAGGAGGAGGGGTGGGGGGAGAGAGATAGTAGAGAAACTGACAATGTGAAGTTGTAGAGGAGCTTCAGCACGAAGAATCTCATCTGCCACAGGATTCTCCATTTTATATTCTGCTTCAGTAACTTGGGAAGTCATTGCAGGGATTAAATCTTGCACCTCTGCAAGTATTGGTGGAGGAGAGGGCTGTCTGATAAGATTTGTGTGAACTGGGGTTTCCACTGTTTCGAAGGTAATCATGGCAGGTTCCTCAACATGTTGCACTTGACCATCATTATTAAGGTTCAAGCTTGATTCCAGACATGGTCTTTCAGGTTCTGTTTTGGTACAATCTTGCTCTACTGATATTCCGCAATCTAGGGACTGCTGTAAGCTGTCAGTTTCTGAATTGCTATTGTCATTTTTCAGTTTAAGCCCATTCTCTAAAGGATGTGCCAAGCTGCTCCCATTAAAAACCACACATAAAATAAATCCACAACcattaatttcaaatataaaacataaagaagaaaattcaaaataaaatagaatataaAACTACTATGTCTTGTGAAGCTCAGGAgcgacaaaaaagaaaacagcaaTTGCCGGTGCTCAGAATCTAACCTTGGGATCTTAATAGGACTCAGGTCTATGCTGCTTGGATATCTAACCTGCATTCACGGGAGAAAGATCAAAAATGATTGCATGACAAAGATGAAAGAActataagaaatttttttattggtcTATAATACCATACCACTGCATCACTCTTGGGTGGCTGCCACTGACCACTAAGCCCATTTGGACCAAAAATAGAATGTCTCGAAAGAGTTTCCGCCGTTGGACGTACGAAGTTTAGAGATCTGCAGGAAACAAGAAACAATTAAAACAAGCTACTCTACTCACAGACAGCAAAGGTTGCTAGGCATAATTAAAGTCAACCAACCCCTTTGACACATGCACTAAACTCTGTAAATGATTGTAATTAACTAAGAAAAGTGAGACGGCATGAACAACATCAGAGGTGGACTAGCAACACAAGCTAATTCATGTTTGAACTCTGACTGCAACGTAAGAACCTTAAAAATGATAACTTACAGTCTGCGAAGTTGATCATCAACTGGCCTAGAGAGCAGAATTTGTTGAGTTCGTGGACCTTGATAAGCCAAATCTCGAGCAGCTGGTCCCACAGACTGTCAAGTTtaacataatatttttttgaatgcaatCAAGTTTAACATGTTATgtacacaaaacaaaaaaattcaataaaagtGAAACAACAGCTTAAGCAAAATAGATGGGCATATCAACATATTATCCTAACTATATATTCTAGACATTTTCACCATTAGTCAACGCAGCTTCATAGAAAAATCAGTAAAGCATAAGTGAAGTTACTgaacaaattaataaataaatttaaaaaaaagaaaaacaatgacATCCATCAAGTATGATACCTTTGTCACATTATAGCTTTGCTTTTTGACATAAGGCCATTCCAATGAATCATTTTGGTGCCGATAGCCCAACCCGTTTGCTTGTTGTGTGTGTTTTCTGTCTAATTCATTGATCTTCTGCTGCACTACTGGCTTCAAATCCTCAAGCTCACTCAAAGCGTTCAGCAATTTCTACAAGAAGAATATAAAATCAAATGAGCCCACACCTTGAAATAAGATACagtttccattaaaaaaacaataaaaagattaaacaaAGATACCTTTTTCAAATAAACCTTTTTGCTTGGTAAAGATGATCCGTAATCTCGATGACGTGGTATTGTCTCTGAGACTAAACTGAAAGCAAAAAAAGATAAGGAGTATCGTGTCATTCCTTTTCGAAGGGAAAATGAGGCAAATTAAAAGGAAGTTTATACTGTCCAAATTCCTTGCAAACCGTGCTTTTGTATGAATCAGCCAAAATTCGAACTTAGATAATCAgttgaaaaatatgaaaaactgcTACTTTAATTCATACCttgaaaaccttaaaagcatgACGTATAGATCAATGATATTCTTCTCACTTCTAAATATGTCAGCCTGAAGGGTAAAAAGTTATCAGTAACTAAATAGTCATTCAAAATAGGAGATTCATTAAGCAACAAGGAACAAATGTTTAATTGATAACTCAATTAAGATTACAAAGCGGAAAGAGATCCCAAAGGCACAAGTGCACAACTCAGAATTCATATCCCTAAGACATTTTGTTAatgcatttgaaaaaaaaggtaTCCAAATCCAGATCCAAAACTAAGAAAGAAAAGACACATTTCAAGGGCAATACTAATACATATCAacatgaaaacaaaaggaaattgaCTCGTGTGAATAGTCATCAAATTCAATTGCAGCTTGGATTCAAGAATCTTCCTTCAAGCACATTCAGAGCATCCCATTAACACTCACAGGATAATTCCTAACATCTGTTGATTAATTACACTTAGAATCCCTTACACATCATTCAGCAAAATGCACCAGGAACCTCAAAATATGATAAAAGATCTTAACATCACATGCCACATTGTTAGCAATTTCCAAAGGGATCATCATATTcacgaaaacaaaacaaatcaaccaTGAATTTGATAAATTATACAGTCACGGCATCGGCCTTGCAatccttttttctttaaaaaagaaaaaaaaaaaactactgcAGAACACCAAGCGATCCATATCTTATTAAAGAAACATGACTCTCCTTCAATTCACCTCTAAATCAAAACCGAGCTAGAAGAACTCGATAACAACCACTCATACTGTGCACTGGCAACAGTATGAGCTCAAAGTTTaggtaaaaaaacacaaaattacaaATACACATTAAAACCCTAATCAAGACTGACAATTTCAggcataaataaaatataaaagagaTCGTAACCTGTCTGAGAATATTATCAGCAATCCGATAGTAGATTCGGAGAGAGATCCGATGATCGACATCGAGTTTCTGAGCACTTGCTGCGATATTGATCTTATCAGAAGAAGACCTCATCGATTGTGGCTTGAGCTTTCCTCCTTCTCTTTCTACTTTCTCATCAGCCAAAAGAACATATCCTGTTACCTGTCTGATCGGTGAAGCTGGTCGCACTCAGGGGTTGATAGCACGGAGCCAAGTCCTCGAGGAGAGGTCGTCGTCGTCAATGGCGTCTCGGGCTTGAGAGAGAGGACACGATACAAACGAGAATGTCATTCCAGTATCCCGTAAGGGCAAATAAGCCAAATCCAACCTACCTCAAAATCTGTTTGGATGTTTGGAAAT
This DNA window, taken from Tripterygium wilfordii isolate XIE 37 chromosome 20, ASM1340144v1, whole genome shotgun sequence, encodes the following:
- the LOC119987369 gene encoding AMSH-like ubiquitin thioesterase 1 → MRSSSDKINIAASAQKLDVDHRISLRIYYRIADNILRQADIFRSEKNIIDLYVMLLRFSSLVSETIPRHRDYGSSLPSKKVYLKKKLLNALSELEDLKPVVQQKINELDRKHTQQANGLGYRHQNDSLEWPYVKKQSYNVTKSVGPAARDLAYQGPRTQQILLSRPVDDQLRRLSLNFVRPTAETLSRHSIFGPNGLSGQWQPPKSDAVVRYPSSIDLSPIKIPSLAHPLENGLKLKNDNSNSETDSLQQSLDCGISVEQDCTKTEPERPCLESSLNLNNDGQVQHVEEPAMITFETVETPVHTNLIRQPSPPPILAEVQDLIPAMTSQVTEAEYKMENPVADEILRAEAPLQLHISTVLMENFMKLAKSNTDKNLETCGILAGSLKNRKFCVTALIIPKQESTSDSCQATNEEEIFEVQDKKSLFPLGWIHTHPTQSCFMSSIDVHTHYSYQIMLPEAVAIVMAPKDSSRTHGIFRLTTPGGMSVIRHCQQRGFHPHDQPPDGGPIYKAGTDVYMNPNLKFDVIDLR
- the LOC119986730 gene encoding uncharacterized protein LOC119986730, whose amino-acid sequence is MCSETSPRISFSQDLGQEDDASIEQVVSRRDLSLLDSNSDFEFSICSNFDHDSSLADELFLNGMILPVQVQDRVSAPKQAQQHKHNITPLLSLPPLPSSSSSENSRKESMKEFPFPSSDLDEKSQSNNKSFWGFKRSSSLNCDIKRSLIRSLPLLSRSNSTGSVPNPKQTTLKDIQRQNQQKQQLTAKSSSSSSPAAATYIYPLSQKPPLKKNHGNRIRISPLLNVLPPSIPRGTGSFLGLGFLYKDKKNKK